One Lycium ferocissimum isolate CSIRO_LF1 unplaced genomic scaffold, AGI_CSIRO_Lferr_CH_V1 ctg97, whole genome shotgun sequence DNA segment encodes these proteins:
- the LOC132046166 gene encoding protein LIGHT-DEPENDENT SHORT HYPOCOTYLS 10-like, whose protein sequence is MMSSEKIREVGEGSSSRSSSSAAISIAPPDNHHRQPSPPPTPQLSRYESQKRRDWNTFGQYLKNQRPPVPLPQCNYNHVLDFLRYLDQFGKTKVHMHGCLFFGQPEPPGPCTCPLRQAWGSLDALIGRLRAAYEENGGLQETNPFASGAIRVYLREVRDSQAKARGIPYKKKKKKRPNLQIKASNNNDGATATTFQLQSS, encoded by the coding sequence ATGATGTCAAGtgagaaaataagagaagtAGGAGAAGGATCATCATCAAGATCATCATCAAGTGCTGCTATTAGTATAGCACCACCTGATAATCATCATCGCCAgccatcaccaccaccaacgCCACAATTGAGTCGATATGAGTCGCAAAAACGTCGCGATTGGAACACGTTCGGTCAGTACTTGAAAAATCAAAGGCCACCTGTACCGTTACCCCAGTGCAACTATAACCATGTGTTAGATTTCCTTCGATACCTCGATCAGTTCGGGAAGACTAAGGTTCACATGCATGGTTGCCTATTTTTCGGACAACCCGAACCGCCCGGCCCCTGTACGTGTCCATTAAGACAAGCATGGGGAAGCTTAGATGCCCTAATTGGGAGGCTTAGAGCTGCTTATGAAGAAAATGGTGGTTTGCAAGAGACTAACCCTTTTGCAAGTGGTGCTATTCGTGTTTATTTACGTGAAGTAAGAGATTCACAAGCTAAGGCAAGGGGAATTCcatataagaagaagaagaagaagaggccaAATTTGCAAATTAAGGCTAGTAACAACAATGATGGTGCTACTGCTACAACGTTTcagcttcaatcttcttga
- the LOC132046158 gene encoding uroporphyrinogen decarboxylase 1, chloroplastic, whose product MMRQAGRYMAIYRKLAEKHPSFRERSETTDLIVEISLQPWEAFRPDGVIIFSDILTPLPAFGVQFDIEEVRGPVIQSPIRSEEGLKSLHSLDLEKLQFVGDSLRILRKEVGEQAAVLGFVGAPWTIATYIVEGGTTRTYTTIKDMCHSAPHVLRALLSHLSKAIAEYIVYQVESGAHCIQIFDSWGGQLPPHMWDLWSKPYIDEIVSIIKRKCPQTPLVLYINGNGGLLERMKTTGVDVIGLDWTVDMADGRKRLGTDIGIQGNVDPATLFCPLPALTDEIKRVVETAGTAGHILNLGHGVLVGTPEEAVAHFFDVAKSFNFDKVENQAPEADKVVA is encoded by the exons ATGATGCGCCAAGCGGGAAGGTATATGGCTATTTACAGAAAGCTTGCAGAGAAACATCCATCCTTCAGAGAGAGATCAGAGACAACTGATCTCATAGTGGAAATTTCTTTGCAGCCCTGGGAAGCTTTTCGTCCAGACGGAGTAATCATCTTTTCCGACATACTTACCCCACTACCCGCATTTGGTGTCCAATTCGACATTGAAGAAGTGAGAGGCCCGGTCATTCAGTCTCCCATCCGTTCCGAAGAGGGATTGAAGTCATTGCACTCCCTTGACTTGGAGAAACTACAATTCGTGGGAGACTCACTTAGAATTTTGCGGAAGGAG GTTGGAGAGCAAGCTGCAGTTTTGGGTTTTGTTGGAGCTCCTTGGACAATTGCTACCTACATAGTTGAAGGAGGTACAACTCGCACATATACAACAATTAAGGACATGTGCCATTCCGCTCCACATGTTTTGAGAGCTCTATTATCTCATTTGTCAAAAGCAATTGCTGAGTATATTGTTTATCAAGTGGAATCTGGAGCTCATTGCATCCAGATATTTGATTCATGGGGTGGACAACTCCCACCTCATATGTGGGACCTCTGGTCAAAGCCTTATATTGATGAG ATAGTTAGTATAATTAAGAGAAAATGCCCACAAACACCTCTTGTGCTCTACATTAATGGAAATGGTGGACTTCTTGAACGGATGAAAACAACTGGAGTTGATGTAATTGGACTTGACTGGACAGTGGATATGGCGGATGGAAGGAAGCGACTGGGAACGGATATCGGTATACAGGGGAATGTGGATCCTGCTACCTTGTTTTGTCCTCTTCCTGCATTGACGGATGAAATTAAAAG GGTTGTCGAGACTGCGGGGACCGCGGGTCACATCCTCAATCTTGGCCACGGTGTGCTCGTCGGTACGCCTGAAGAAGCCGTTGCTCACTTCTTTGATGTTGCTAAAAGCTTCAATTTTGACAAGGTCGAGAATCAGGCGCCTGAGGcggataaagttgtagcttga